In the Leptotrichia sp. oral taxon 212 genome, one interval contains:
- a CDS encoding CapA family protein, translated as MKNFKFIILVIMMLSFFSCDNIYYGKKEPESDINGKKENTDTAVTNSAETEILENKKITVIGVGDIMLGSNYPSKNLLPKNDYNILSDTEKILQDADITIGNLEGTLFDEGGTPKSCSDPSVCFDFRTPSKYGQYLKKAGFDYLSIANNHSNDFGDEGIRQTMKNLDELGIKYTGIKKLAETTIIEKDNLKYGFVSFAPLSKTVDLNDYEYGAELIKSLRSEVDIVIVMFHGGAEGNGKEHLTRKTEMFFGENRGNVFKFARMAVDAGADIIFGQGPHVTRAIELYKNKFISYSAGNFATYGKFNLKGSSGIAPIFKITLDSKGNFIEGEIIPVRQTKGVYGPFIDENKSAVKEIISLNKSDFPEGNGLSVSEDGKIQKK; from the coding sequence TATCATTTTTTTCCTGTGATAATATTTATTATGGTAAAAAAGAACCCGAATCAGATATAAATGGAAAAAAAGAAAATACAGATACTGCAGTTACAAATTCTGCCGAAACCGAGATACTGGAAAATAAAAAAATTACTGTCATAGGTGTTGGAGATATAATGCTTGGAAGCAACTATCCTTCAAAAAATCTTCTTCCAAAAAATGACTATAACATATTATCTGATACTGAAAAAATATTACAGGATGCAGATATTACCATAGGAAATCTGGAAGGTACCCTTTTTGATGAAGGTGGAACCCCAAAAAGCTGTTCTGATCCGTCTGTATGTTTTGATTTCAGAACTCCTTCAAAATACGGTCAATATCTCAAGAAAGCAGGATTTGACTACTTAAGCATTGCAAATAACCATTCCAATGACTTTGGAGATGAAGGAATTAGGCAAACAATGAAAAATCTTGATGAATTAGGCATAAAATATACAGGCATTAAAAAATTAGCTGAAACCACTATAATTGAAAAAGATAATTTGAAATATGGTTTTGTATCTTTCGCCCCCCTTTCTAAAACAGTGGATTTAAATGATTATGAATATGGGGCTGAACTGATAAAATCCCTCAGAAGCGAGGTTGACATTGTTATAGTAATGTTTCATGGAGGAGCAGAAGGAAACGGAAAAGAACACCTTACAAGAAAAACTGAAATGTTCTTTGGAGAAAACAGAGGAAATGTATTTAAATTTGCCAGAATGGCAGTGGATGCAGGAGCAGATATAATTTTTGGACAGGGTCCTCATGTAACCCGTGCAATAGAACTGTATAAGAATAAATTTATTTCCTACAGTGCAGGAAATTTTGCCACATATGGAAAATTTAATTTAAAGGGTTCAAGCGGTATTGCTCCGATTTTTAAAATTACTCTGGATAGTAAAGGAAATTTTATTGAGGGAGAAATAATACCAGTTAGGCAGACCAAAGGAGTATACGGTCCTTTCATTGATGAAAATAAATCTGCGGTTAAAGAGATAATTTCCCTTAATAAAAGTGATTTTCCTGAAGGGAATGGCCTTTCTGTAAGTGAAGATGGAAAGATTCAAAAGAAATAG
- a CDS encoding YaaA family protein, whose protein sequence is MKIIISPSKTKKIGVLNGVDRFATPIFSEITDEIVKEISQWAVEDIECKFKLKREQAEKLSDFYKSFKKEKYGHAISTYTGVAYKEIHADELTAEEQNFMEENLRILSALYGILTPLTELKEYRLDMVNSVFSEKSLYEIWKKEINDYFRNEDFIINLASKEYSKILSTDNIYNFEFYDEKDGKLKQISTNSKKMRGFTVNYIIKNRITDVILLKNICLNGYKYNEEMSDERKYVYAK, encoded by the coding sequence ATGAAAATAATAATATCACCAAGTAAAACAAAAAAGATAGGAGTTCTGAATGGAGTTGACAGATTTGCAACTCCTATTTTTTCAGAAATAACGGATGAAATAGTAAAAGAAATATCTCAATGGGCAGTAGAAGATATTGAATGTAAGTTTAAATTAAAAAGAGAACAAGCCGAAAAATTATCGGACTTCTATAAAAGTTTTAAAAAAGAAAAATATGGACATGCAATCTCTACTTATACTGGAGTTGCATATAAGGAAATACATGCAGATGAACTGACTGCTGAGGAGCAGAATTTTATGGAAGAAAACTTGAGAATATTGTCTGCATTATATGGTATTCTTACTCCGCTTACTGAATTGAAAGAATATAGACTTGATATGGTAAATTCAGTTTTTTCAGAGAAGTCACTTTATGAAATATGGAAAAAGGAAATAAATGATTATTTCAGAAATGAGGATTTCATAATAAACTTGGCATCAAAGGAGTATTCTAAAATACTTTCAACAGATAATATTTACAATTTTGAGTTTTATGATGAGAAAGATGGTAAACTGAAACAGATAAGCACTAATTCTAAGAAAATGCGTGGCTTTACTGTAAATTATATTATAAAAAACAGAATAACTGATGTTATTCTGTTAAAAAATATATGTTTAAATGGATATAAATATAACGAAGAAATGTCTGATGAAAGAAAATATGTTTATGCGAAATAG
- a CDS encoding DUF3829 domain-containing protein has protein sequence MKKRIIMGLAVLLIAISCGKKDNKNVDKDNLDKTTTKISKDSENISENEIKKYTEYVNLKNVPNEEEWHDSFKEVFTKEFSDEKGNFKKPSTKGIEGIIKTEETVNIFSEYVKNLEENIKKNPKFDEVDKSAENLVQSLNNEKNVIVEIVDYYKNKKYEKDNFEEGKKLAEKYKNVTEERKNNYNAYSLALDKLSEKIGDKIVKKAETDGKTAMANLVKYVNEANNFANTAFAKENLKFDKEEVKKLRELQKKMQESYLKLKETTDEAATKEGINTDEFKEIKKNSEELLENADKMIKAAENNTQKDVAIYASKFLNAHSRTVDGYNIISAKK, from the coding sequence ATGAAAAAAAGAATAATAATGGGACTTGCAGTTCTTTTAATTGCTATAAGCTGTGGTAAAAAAGATAACAAGAATGTAGATAAGGACAATCTGGATAAAACTACAACTAAAATATCTAAAGATTCTGAAAATATAAGTGAAAATGAAATTAAAAAATATACAGAATATGTCAATTTAAAAAATGTACCGAATGAGGAAGAATGGCATGATTCTTTTAAAGAAGTATTTACTAAAGAATTTTCTGATGAAAAAGGAAATTTTAAAAAGCCTTCGACTAAAGGAATTGAAGGAATTATTAAAACTGAAGAAACAGTTAATATATTTTCTGAATATGTGAAAAATCTGGAAGAAAACATAAAAAAGAATCCAAAATTTGATGAAGTGGATAAATCGGCTGAGAATCTTGTACAGTCTTTAAATAATGAAAAAAATGTGATAGTAGAAATAGTGGATTACTATAAAAATAAAAAATATGAAAAAGACAATTTTGAAGAAGGTAAAAAACTGGCAGAAAAGTATAAAAATGTCACTGAAGAAAGAAAGAATAACTACAATGCATATTCGTTAGCATTAGATAAACTTTCTGAAAAAATAGGAGATAAAATAGTAAAAAAAGCAGAAACAGATGGAAAAACAGCAATGGCAAATCTGGTTAAGTATGTAAATGAAGCAAATAACTTTGCAAATACAGCATTTGCAAAAGAAAATCTGAAATTTGATAAGGAAGAAGTAAAAAAATTAAGGGAATTACAGAAAAAAATGCAGGAATCATATTTGAAATTAAAAGAAACTACAGATGAAGCTGCAACTAAGGAAGGCATAAATACAGATGAATTTAAGGAAATCAAGAAAAATTCTGAGGAACTGCTTGAAAATGCAGATAAAATGATTAAAGCTGCAGAAAATAACACTCAAAAAGATGTTGCAATATATGCAAGTAAGTTTTTAAATGCGCATAGCAGAACAGTGGATGGATATAATATAATTTCAGCTAAAAAGTAA
- a CDS encoding DUF3829 domain-containing protein: MKKKITKYSAFIFGILIIILAAIGYHMRRELAKEKEIKAEIEKYNKYAAFYNQSNSAILGDFGEYYFDTFTENKKRLKKVRRVDLLELNSMRQKLNSLDESISKIEVVINEKPEFKNIDNYIKEYIEAIKEEKKLDLEILDYYEKGVYKEDNYEGAIFLQSAYLNTSRKSNEKYGVYVEVMKVLIKSQKEKEIERLRKKGRKAAMALVMFINNTEDFSQILFSRKQFDFTKMEVLKLKGLIEEMKKEYRNLEIISDKQIKTEKYSLESYNKIRSYSKQVVSLSEKIIESKRNGEDIYPLLYEFSENYRKIITEYNKMIGNKK; this comes from the coding sequence ATGAAGAAAAAAATAACAAAATATAGTGCTTTTATTTTTGGTATACTTATAATAATTTTAGCAGCTATAGGATATCATATGAGGAGAGAGCTTGCTAAGGAAAAGGAAATAAAAGCGGAAATTGAAAAATATAATAAATATGCTGCTTTTTATAATCAATCAAATTCTGCAATTTTGGGTGATTTCGGTGAATATTATTTTGATACTTTCACTGAAAATAAAAAGAGATTAAAAAAAGTGAGAAGAGTAGATTTGCTTGAATTAAATTCAATGAGACAGAAACTAAATTCACTGGATGAATCAATTTCTAAAATAGAGGTTGTAATCAATGAAAAACCTGAATTTAAAAATATCGATAACTATATTAAGGAATATATCGAAGCAATTAAAGAAGAAAAAAAATTGGATTTAGAAATATTGGATTACTATGAAAAAGGAGTGTACAAGGAAGATAATTATGAAGGTGCCATATTTTTGCAATCTGCCTACTTAAACACTTCAAGAAAAAGTAATGAAAAATATGGTGTATATGTTGAAGTGATGAAGGTTCTCATAAAGAGTCAAAAAGAAAAAGAAATTGAAAGACTTCGAAAAAAAGGAAGAAAAGCAGCTATGGCTCTTGTTATGTTTATTAACAATACAGAAGATTTTTCGCAGATTTTATTTTCAAGAAAACAGTTTGATTTCACAAAAATGGAAGTTCTGAAACTGAAAGGCTTAATAGAGGAAATGAAAAAAGAATACCGAAATCTTGAGATAATTTCGGATAAACAGATAAAAACTGAAAAATACTCCTTAGAAAGTTATAATAAGATTAGAAGTTATTCAAAACAAGTTGTAAGTCTGAGTGAAAAAATAATTGAAAGTAAAAGAAATGGAGAGGATATATATCCTTTACTTTATGAATTTAGCGAAAATTACAGAAAAATTATAACTGAATATAACAAAATGATAGGAAATAAAAAGTAA
- the nrdF gene encoding class 1b ribonucleoside-diphosphate reductase subunit beta, which yields MTNKIYEAVNWNTPENDYVEMFWEQNLKQFWIDTEYIPSKDIDSWHSLEPQMKLAYLQVLGGLTLLDTLQSHTGMPKIIDHIDSLQCRSVLSYMCMMETIHAKSYSTIFTTVASTAEINETFNWVQENEHLQYKANKIDYYYQKMNNPKASKREIYMALCASVYLETYLFYSGFFLPLWLAGQGQMVASCDIIKKIIADESIHGVFVGLLSQEIYTTFSDEEKESVRKELKELLYDLYENEARYTDEVYGDIGLTADVKEYIRYNANKALMNLGFEEEFEVKDVNPIVLNGLNVETTQHDFFSKKSTNYEKALEVVHLNDEDFEFKESEINLDI from the coding sequence ATGACTAATAAAATTTACGAAGCGGTAAACTGGAACACACCGGAAAATGATTATGTAGAGATGTTCTGGGAGCAGAATTTAAAGCAGTTCTGGATAGATACGGAATATATTCCGTCAAAGGACATAGACAGCTGGCATTCTCTTGAGCCACAAATGAAGCTTGCTTATTTGCAGGTACTGGGAGGACTGACATTGCTGGATACTTTACAGAGTCATACAGGAATGCCGAAAATCATAGATCACATTGATTCGTTGCAATGCCGTTCAGTGCTTTCATATATGTGCATGATGGAAACAATTCATGCAAAGTCATATTCGACAATATTTACGACAGTTGCTTCTACAGCTGAAATCAATGAGACATTTAACTGGGTTCAGGAAAATGAGCATTTACAGTATAAGGCAAATAAAATAGATTATTATTACCAGAAGATGAATAATCCTAAGGCATCTAAGAGGGAAATTTATATGGCATTGTGTGCTTCGGTTTATCTGGAAACATATTTATTTTATAGTGGATTTTTCCTACCTCTATGGCTTGCAGGACAAGGTCAGATGGTGGCAAGCTGTGATATAATAAAGAAAATAATAGCAGATGAGTCTATTCATGGAGTATTTGTAGGACTTCTTTCACAGGAAATTTATACTACATTTAGCGATGAGGAAAAGGAAAGTGTAAGAAAGGAACTGAAGGAGCTTCTGTATGATCTTTATGAAAATGAAGCAAGATATACTGATGAAGTATATGGGGATATAGGACTTACAGCAGATGTTAAGGAATACATAAGATATAATGCAAACAAGGCTCTTATGAACCTTGGCTTTGAAGAGGAATTTGAAGTGAAGGATGTAAATCCTATTGTATTAAACGGACTGAATGTAGAAACAACTCAGCATGACTTTTTCTCTAAAAAATCTACAAATTACGAAAAAGCACTGGAAGTTGTGCATTTAAATGATGAAGACTTTGAATTTAAGGAAAGTGAAATTAATCTGGATATTTAG
- a CDS encoding Abi family protein → MDKPFKTFKEQVEILNGGNGCKLRVKTDDETIYCLMRYNYYSIINFYKEPFLKGKDLNGNDIYKSGVHFNHLKALYDFDKSLRMLFFDVLTQLERAFKTAIAYYYSECYTNKESYLELNNYYVGVRNENIHLISHLVKKLNFLRNNKSNSIIKHYSTTKDNIPFWIVINFLTFGEVSRFYLILEHRTQNKIISHFRNLYKKEYLILSKLNNNFIKTFLRASSLFRNIAAHNERMYDFSSKNIVNINNIMGITNNKKQKLFTIYEGLKLFLSKEEYESLTKKLRELLSLLEFKLKDIIDINDILYKMDFPKNWHKSV, encoded by the coding sequence ATGGATAAGCCATTTAAAACTTTTAAGGAACAAGTTGAAATTTTAAATGGAGGAAACGGATGTAAATTACGGGTAAAAACTGATGATGAAACAATTTATTGTTTAATGAGGTATAATTATTATTCCATCATAAATTTTTATAAAGAACCTTTTTTAAAAGGGAAAGATTTAAATGGAAATGATATTTATAAATCGGGAGTTCATTTTAATCATTTGAAAGCATTGTATGATTTTGATAAAAGTTTGAGAATGTTGTTTTTTGATGTTTTGACACAATTGGAAAGAGCTTTTAAAACAGCAATTGCATATTATTATTCAGAATGTTATACAAATAAAGAAAGTTATTTGGAACTTAATAATTATTATGTTGGAGTTAGAAATGAAAATATACATCTCATTTCACATTTAGTAAAAAAACTAAATTTTTTAAGAAATAACAAAAGCAATAGTATAATAAAGCATTATAGTACAACAAAAGATAACATACCATTTTGGATAGTAATTAATTTTTTAACATTTGGAGAAGTAAGCAGGTTTTATTTAATTTTAGAGCATAGAACACAAAATAAAATAATAAGCCATTTTAGAAATTTATATAAAAAAGAGTATTTGATTCTATCTAAATTAAATAATAATTTTATAAAAACTTTTTTACGTGCAAGTTCATTATTTAGAAACATAGCGGCACATAACGAAAGAATGTATGATTTTTCATCAAAAAATATTGTAAATATAAATAATATTATGGGGATAACAAATAATAAGAAACAAAAATTATTTACGATATACGAGGGACTTAAATTATTTTTATCAAAAGAAGAATATGAAAGTCTAACAAAAAAGTTACGAGAATTATTAAGTTTACTTGAATTTAAACTAAAAGACATTATAGATATAAATGATATTTTATATAAAATGGATTTTCCAAAAAATTGGCATAAATCAGTGTAA
- a CDS encoding Fic family protein, whose translation MIEIFKQFLELERPLNEGILKKLESNLKTNFIYNSNAIEGNTLTLKETDIILQYGVTVKGKSLKEHEEVKGQEYAINFLKEIIKRNELLSLRLIREFHSLVLNDDIENRGKFKQSNNEILGAGFETTPYYLVEEKLTELIEKYNSNKVDNLVTKVSHFHADFEKIHPFIDGNERTGRLLLNLELMKNGYPITVIRNEEREEYYTALETTQAKADYRLLTEFIEKSIKNTFWIYYKYFDENTKIKFEEYLKNKGINPKKVYQKRFEDYSETERDFPRDWDK comes from the coding sequence ATGATTGAAATTTTTAAACAATTTTTAGAGCTGGAAAGACCTTTGAATGAAGGGATTTTGAAAAAGCTGGAGAGTAATCTTAAAACAAATTTTATTTATAATTCAAATGCTATCGAAGGAAATACTCTTACTCTGAAGGAAACTGACATCATACTTCAGTATGGAGTTACTGTGAAAGGTAAAAGTTTGAAGGAGCATGAAGAAGTAAAGGGACAGGAATATGCCATTAATTTTTTAAAAGAAATTATAAAAAGGAATGAACTCCTTTCATTAAGGCTTATAAGGGAATTCCATTCTCTTGTACTGAATGATGATATTGAAAATAGAGGTAAATTCAAACAGAGTAACAATGAAATTCTTGGAGCTGGATTTGAGACAACTCCTTATTACTTGGTTGAGGAAAAATTAACTGAGCTGATTGAGAAATATAATAGTAATAAAGTTGATAATCTAGTGACAAAAGTTTCACATTTTCATGCTGATTTTGAAAAGATTCATCCATTTATTGACGGTAATGAAAGGACAGGGAGATTATTACTGAATTTAGAACTGATGAAAAATGGCTATCCTATTACAGTTATACGAAATGAGGAAAGGGAAGAGTATTATACTGCATTGGAAACTACACAGGCGAAGGCAGATTATAGATTACTCACTGAGTTTATAGAAAAAAGCATCAAAAATACTTTTTGGATTTATTATAAATATTTTGATGAAAATACAAAAATAAAATTTGAAGAATACTTAAAAAATAAAGGAATTAATCCGAAAAAAGTTTATCAAAAGAGGTTTGAGGATTATTCAGAAACAGAGAGGGATTTTCCAAGAGATTGGGATAAATAG
- the nrdE gene encoding class 1b ribonucleoside-diphosphate reductase subunit alpha has protein sequence MARAKKWIYLNNEIMVKKDGEFQLEKDKEAVYSYFIDYVNKNTVFFHNLKEKMDYLIENDYYINFYDMYTFEEIKEVFKSVYNKKFRFASFMSASKFYQSYALRDDTGEKFLERYEDRIAIVSLYLAQGNKEKAMEYAEMLINQEYQPATPTFLNSGKKRSGELVSCFLDEMGDNLSGIGYVFDSAMKLSSIGGGVSINLSKVRSRGESIKGVEGRASGVLPIMKILEDIFSYANQLGQRAGAGAVYLNVFHSDINEFLDCKKINVDEKIRIKSLSIGVIMPDKFMELAREDEICYTFNPHTVFLEYGQYLDEMDMNEMYEKLVDNPNVKKKKINARELLIKISQTQKESGYPYLFFKDNANKEHALKEIGSVKFSNLCTEIMQLSEVSDINSYFEEDIIRRGISCNLGSLNIATVMENKRIREATRAAIDSLTTVSDLTNIDVVPSIKKANEELHSVGLGAMNLHGYFAKNFIMYESREALDFCNIFFMMVNFYSLERSMEIAREKGETFKDFDKSEYANGNYFNKYLENEYLPQTDRVKELFEGIHIPTQDDWAKLKEDVMKYGVYNAYRMAIAPNQSTSYIMNSTASIMPVVDTIEVREYGDSTTFYPMPYLTNDNYFFYKSAYDMDQKNILKLVSVIQRHVDQGISTILFNKSTDTTRDLAKLYIYAHRLGLKSLYYTRTRKATIEECISCSV, from the coding sequence TTGGCAAGAGCGAAAAAATGGATATATCTAAATAATGAAATAATGGTAAAAAAGGATGGAGAATTTCAGCTTGAAAAGGATAAGGAAGCTGTTTATTCCTATTTTATAGATTATGTAAACAAAAATACAGTGTTTTTTCATAATTTAAAGGAAAAAATGGATTATCTTATTGAAAATGATTACTATATAAATTTTTATGACATGTATACATTTGAAGAAATAAAAGAAGTATTTAAGTCAGTGTATAATAAAAAATTCAGATTTGCTTCTTTTATGAGTGCATCAAAGTTTTATCAGAGCTACGCTTTGAGGGATGACACAGGAGAAAAGTTTCTGGAAAGATATGAAGACAGAATAGCCATTGTTTCATTGTATCTGGCACAGGGAAATAAGGAAAAGGCAATGGAATATGCAGAAATGCTCATAAACCAGGAATATCAGCCTGCCACACCTACATTTCTTAATTCTGGAAAAAAGAGATCAGGAGAGCTTGTATCATGCTTTCTTGATGAAATGGGAGATAATCTGAGTGGGATAGGATATGTGTTTGATTCTGCAATGAAGCTTTCTTCAATTGGAGGAGGAGTATCAATAAACCTTTCTAAAGTAAGGTCAAGGGGAGAATCAATAAAAGGTGTAGAAGGAAGAGCATCAGGAGTCCTTCCTATTATGAAAATACTTGAGGATATTTTTTCCTATGCAAACCAGCTGGGACAGAGAGCAGGAGCAGGAGCTGTGTATCTGAATGTATTCCATTCTGACATTAATGAATTTTTAGACTGTAAAAAGATAAATGTAGATGAAAAAATAAGAATAAAATCCCTTTCAATAGGAGTAATCATGCCGGATAAATTTATGGAACTGGCAAGGGAAGATGAAATCTGCTACACATTCAATCCTCATACTGTATTTTTAGAATATGGACAATATCTGGATGAAATGGATATGAATGAAATGTATGAAAAACTGGTTGACAATCCTAATGTTAAAAAGAAAAAAATTAATGCAAGGGAACTTTTAATTAAAATTTCCCAGACACAGAAGGAAAGCGGATATCCGTATTTATTCTTTAAGGATAATGCAAATAAGGAACACGCCCTGAAGGAAATAGGTTCTGTAAAATTTTCAAATTTATGTACAGAAATAATGCAGCTGTCAGAAGTTTCAGACATAAATTCGTATTTTGAGGAAGATATTATAAGAAGAGGAATTTCATGTAATCTGGGATCGCTTAATATCGCCACGGTAATGGAAAATAAAAGAATAAGGGAAGCCACAAGGGCTGCGATAGATTCACTGACAACAGTGTCAGATTTGACAAACATCGATGTAGTGCCTTCAATCAAAAAGGCAAATGAGGAGCTTCACAGTGTAGGACTTGGAGCAATGAACCTGCATGGATATTTTGCAAAGAACTTCATAATGTATGAAAGCAGGGAAGCGCTTGATTTCTGTAATATTTTCTTTATGATGGTGAACTTTTACTCGCTTGAAAGATCGATGGAAATAGCTAGGGAAAAAGGGGAAACATTTAAGGATTTTGATAAGTCGGAATATGCAAATGGAAATTATTTTAATAAATACCTTGAAAATGAGTACTTGCCTCAGACTGACAGAGTAAAGGAACTGTTTGAAGGGATACATATTCCAACTCAGGATGACTGGGCAAAACTGAAGGAGGATGTAATGAAATATGGTGTATACAACGCTTATAGAATGGCCATTGCACCAAATCAGTCTACATCTTACATAATGAACTCTACAGCTTCCATAATGCCTGTTGTGGATACGATAGAAGTAAGGGAATACGGAGACAGTACGACATTCTATCCAATGCCTTACCTGACAAATGACAACTATTTTTTCTATAAATCTGCATATGATATGGATCAGAAAAATATACTGAAACTTGTGTCTGTAATACAGAGACACGTAGACCAGGGAATTTCTACAATATTATTTAATAAGAGTACAGATACAACAAGGGATCTGGCAAAACTATATATCTATGCACATAGACTAGGTCTGAAATCTCTTTATTATACAAGAACGAGAAAGGCTACGATTGAGGAGTGTATTTCGTGCTCGGTGTAG
- the nrdI gene encoding class Ib ribonucleoside-diphosphate reductase assembly flavoprotein NrdI — translation MFVYYDSKTGNVQRFIDKIKKERPEWSFVKISGDMEISENGHLVTFTTNFGEIPNTTEKFLENKNNRKYIESVCSSGNMNWGTLFGKAADKIEETYSIPVLMKFELSGTHVQVEYFINSVENK, via the coding sequence ATGTTTGTATATTATGATTCGAAAACAGGAAATGTACAAAGATTTATAGATAAAATAAAAAAAGAAAGACCTGAATGGAGTTTTGTCAAAATAAGTGGTGATATGGAAATATCAGAAAATGGTCATTTAGTAACATTTACTACTAATTTTGGAGAAATTCCCAATACTACAGAAAAATTTCTGGAAAATAAAAATAACAGAAAATACATAGAATCTGTATGTTCAAGTGGTAACATGAACTGGGGAACACTATTTGGAAAAGCCGCAGATAAAATAGAAGAAACATATAGTATTCCTGTACTGATGAAATTTGAACTGTCAGGGACACATGTTCAGGTGGAATATTTTATAAACAGTGTTGAAAATAAATAA
- a CDS encoding co-chaperone YbbN → MRKLIKFEKADCNPCMMVSDLLDKSGVEYEKVNPFNNPELAMKYKVRTVPTTILVDQDEEIRRTIGFNPEELKEIITMI, encoded by the coding sequence ATGAGAAAACTGATTAAATTTGAAAAAGCTGACTGCAATCCATGTATGATGGTATCAGATTTACTGGATAAAAGCGGAGTTGAATATGAAAAGGTAAATCCATTCAATAATCCTGAACTTGCAATGAAATACAAGGTAAGAACAGTACCTACGACAATACTTGTGGATCAGGATGAAGAAATTAGAAGAACAATAGGATTTAATCCTGAGGAACTGAAAGAAATAATAACAATGATATAA